Proteins from one Triticum aestivum cultivar Chinese Spring chromosome 7A, IWGSC CS RefSeq v2.1, whole genome shotgun sequence genomic window:
- the LOC123150597 gene encoding protein adenylyltransferase SelO, whose amino-acid sequence MPPQLRFPTVLPNLYPHLLLPRSLPSRRLRLPPPPTPRHPLRRLLFRGMASSATGEAAPAAGTSGAGEASARPRRALEELAWDETFVRELPGDPRSDNIPRQVLHACYTKVSPSAPVENPKLVAWSESVADLLDLDHKEFERPDFPRFFSGETPLVGSVPYAQCYGGHQFGSWAGQLGDGRAITLGEVLNSRGERWELQLKGAGKTPYSRFADGLAVLRSSVREFLCSEAMHGLGIPTTRALCLVETGKSVVRDMFYDGNAKEEPGAIVCRVAPSFLRFGSYQLHATRGKEDLEIVRRLADYTIRHHYPHLENIKKSEGLSFEAAIGDSPAIDLTSNKYAAWAVEVAERTAYLIARWQGVGFTHGVLNTDNMSVLGLTIDYGPFGFLDAFDPSFTPNTTDLPGKRYCFANQPDVGLWNIAQFTGPLSAAYLISKDEANYVMERYGTKFMDEYQSIMTKKLGLSKYNKQLISKLLNNLAVDKVDYTNFFRLLSNVKADRDIPETELLVPIKAALLDIGKERKEAWISWVQTYIEELVASGVSDEERKATMNRVNPKYVLRNYLCQTAIDAADLGDYEEVRRLLKVMEHPYDEQPGMEKYARLPPAWAYRPGVCMLSCSS is encoded by the exons ATGCCCcctcagttgcgcttccccaccgTCCTCCCCAACCTatacccccacctcctcctcccccgctccctcccctctcgccgtctccgcctgccgccgcccccgaccccgcgcCACCCGCTCCGCCGCCTGCTCTTCCGAGGCATGGCCTCCTCCGCCACCGGCGAGGCCGCGCCGGCCGCCGGGACAAGCGGCGCCGGAGAGGCCTCCGCCCGCCCGCGGCGCGCGCTTGAGGAGCTCGCGTGGGACGAGACCTTCGTCCGCGAGCTGCCCGGCGACCCGCGATCCGACAACATCCCCCGCCAG GTGCTGCACGCTTGTTACACCAAGGTGTCTCCGTCGGCGCCCGTGGAGAACCCTAAGCTCGTGGCGTGGTCCGAATCCGTAGCTGACCTCCTCGATCTGGATCACAAAGA GTTTGAAAGGCCTGATTTTCCTCGGTTCTTCTCAGGAGAAACTCCGTTGGTGGGAAG TGTGCCCTATGCCCAGTGTTATGGTGGACACCAGTTTGGTTCATGGGCTGGTCAGTTGGGGGATGGACGAGCAATAACTCTCGGAGAGGTTCTCAATTCTCGAGGTGAGAGGTGGGAGTTGCAGCTCAAGGGTGCTGGAAAGACTCCTTACAGCCGATTTGCAGatggcctcgctgtcctgcgcagCAGCGTCCGTGAATTCTTATGCAGTGAAGCTATGCATGGTCTAGGCATTCCTACAACTCGTGCTCTTTGTCTAGTTGAAACTGGCAAATCTGTTGTGCGAGATATGTTCTATGA TGGTAATGCAAAAGAGGAGCCAGGTGCAATTGTTTGCCGTGTAGCACCATCGTTTTTACGTTTTGGTTCATACCAGTTACATGCTACAAGGGGCAAAGAAGACCTTGAAATTGTTCGTCGTTTGGCAGACTACACAATACGTCATCACTACCCACATCTTGAAAATATTAAAAAGAGTGAAGGTTTATCTTTTGAGGCAGCTATAGGAGACTCTCCAGCAATAGATCTTACTTCCAACAAATATGCTG CCTGGGCAGTTGAGGTTGCAGAGCGTACTGCTTACTTGATAGCCAGGTGGCAAGGTGTTGGTTTCACCCATGGTGTGCTTAACACTgataatatgagtgtgttgggcctAACTATTGATTATGGACCCTTTGGTTTCTTAGATGCTTTTGATCCTAGCTTTACTCCGAATACAACTGATCTCCCAGGTAAGAGGTACtgttttgcaaatcaacctgatgTTGGTTTGTGGAATATTGCCCAGTTCACTGGGCCATTGTCGGCTGCGTATCTTATCAGCAAGGATGAAGCAAATTATGTAATGGAGAG GTATGGGACAAAGTTCATGGATGAATATCAATCTATAATGACAAAGAAACTTGGTCTGTCAAAATATAACAAGCAGCTTATTAGCAAGCTGCTGAACAACTTGGCTGTTGATAAAGTTGACTATACAAATTTTTTCCGTCTTCTTTCGAATGTCAAAGCAGATCGTGACATCCCAGAAACTGAGCTACTTGTTCCAATAAAAGCTGCACTCCTGGATATTGGGAAAGAAAGAAAGGAAGCATGGATTAGTTGGGTACAAACATATATCGAGGAG CTGGTGGCTAGTGGTGTCTCCGATGAAGAAAGGAAAGCCACAATGAACCGTGTCAACCCAAAGTATGTTCTTCGGAACTATCTCTGCCAGACAGCGATTGACGCAGCTGATCTAGGTGATTACGAGGAAGTTCGCCGGCTATTGAAAGTTATGGAACATCCATATGATGAGCAGCCGGGAATGGAGAAATACGCCCGCTTGCCACCGGCCTGGGCATACAGGCCTGGGGTGTGCATGCTATCCTGCTCGTCATGA